In Beijerinckia indica subsp. indica ATCC 9039, the genomic window GGCTTCCTCGGGCTTGCCGTGCTGTTGAGCGCGTTCATCCTGACCTGGGTGAGCGAGGGACGCCAGCGTGCTGGCAATCGCGGGACGTGACTAATCTGTTGAGGTCAGCCAGCCTTGCAATTCACGCCGAACCAGCCGGGCAATAACCTCCATGCCCTCCTCGCTCGCGTTGAGGCAGGGGAGCGCGGCATAATCCTCGCCCCCCGCGCCCAGGAATAAGGCGCGGATCTCCCCGCCCACTTCCTCGATTGTTTCCAGGCAATCGGCGGCAAAACCTGGCATGACGACAGCCAGTTTTTTGACACCTCGCGCGGCCAAAGCTTTCACCGTCGCATCGGTCGCGGGTCCGATCCATTCGGCGCGGCCGAAGCGGGATTGAAAAGTCGTCACGCAATGCGCCTCGTCGAGACCCAGGGCTTGCCGCAACAAATCCGCCGTGATCAGGCAATGCTCATAATAGGGATCGCCCTTGTCGACGGAGGATTTCGGAATGCCGTGAAAAGACAAAAGGATCGCGTCCGGCTCGAAATCAAGCCCGGCGAGACCGCGCCGCACGGAACGCGCCAAGGCTTCTATATAGAAGGGCTCGGCATAATAGGGGGGTGCAATCCGCAAGGCCGGCTGCCAGCGCCGCGCCCGCAAAATCTCGAAAACCTTATCCGCGACGCTCGCCGTGGTCGCCGCTGCATATTGCGGATAGAGCGGCACGACAAGAATGCGGCCGCAATTCTGTTGCAACAGGCGATCGAGACCCGAAGCGATCGAAGGATTGCCATATCGCATCGCGAAATCAATCACGATATCTTGCGCTTTTCCGTCCCCTGGCGCGGATGAGGCGCCAATCGAACGAGCCAGGAGTTCCCCTTGCGCGCGGGTGATGGTTTTGAGCGGGCTCTCGTTACGCTCCTTGTCCCAGATCCCGGCATAGCGGCGTCCGCTCCGATGCGGGCGCGTGGTGAGGATAATCCCATGCAGGATTGGCCACCAGACCCAGCGCGGCAGTTCGACCACCCGGCGGTCGGACAGGAATTCGCGGAGATAACGGCGCATGGACCAGTAATCGGTCGCATCCGGCGTTCCGAGATTGACAAGCAGAACACCGATTCGGTCCGTCAGACGCGCTTTCGTCGTAGAAGCGGCAAGGGGTTTCATACTCACACTCAATTCCCGCTTATGAGGCCGTCGATTGGGGCAGAAGGGACGCCAGCCATTCGACCGTTGTCGAGGCCAAGGGCGTGGAGCGACGGGTCATTTCATCCATCAGCACAATGACGGTCTCGCTGGTGGCGACGCATCGTTCGTTCTGAAACAAAGCCTGTTCAAGCCGGATCGAACTCCGGCCGACCCCGGCGATCCGCGTGCCGATCAGGATCTCGCCCGGCCATGTGATCTCGGCCCGAAAGTCGAGGACGAGACGGGCGAGGACGAAAACAGTGCCAGGCGCCGCGAGCGGTGCTCGAGGATCGCAAAGGATTTCGGCTCGGCCGGTTTCGAGAAATGTGGCGAATACAGCATTGTTGATGTGACCGAGGCTGTCTGTATCTCCAAAGCGGATCTTGTCCGATGCATGCAACGGAAAATCGTCGAGTCGGACCTCATCCTTCATAAGCGTCTCCTTATACCAACGGTCATAATAAATGACCGTTGGCCCGCTCTTGAATTTTCGCTCTCGCTTTGAAAAAGCGAAAATTCAAGAAAGGAACCAAAGGTCATAAAGAATGTCCCCACGCGCTGGAAAGCTTTTCTTCAAGTCCCTTCAGGCGGGTTTGGGGGTCCTTTCAAGACGGCCTGGACTGGGCTAAAGACGAGAACGAGAACCCGCGCAGCTGTTTAGCCCCAAGCGCTTAACCCCAAAGTGCTTAGCCCCAGGTGCCTCGATGATCCATCTGACCCGCCGCCAGACCCTCCTCTCCGGCCTTGCGGCCGGCACCAGCCTCTTCGCCCATGCCAGCAAGGCGGCGGATCATGTTACGGCGCTGACGTTCCTGCTCGTCAACGATCTTTACCGGATCGATGCCGATGCGCAAGG contains:
- a CDS encoding acyl-CoA thioesterase, with protein sequence MKDEVRLDDFPLHASDKIRFGDTDSLGHINNAVFATFLETGRAEILCDPRAPLAAPGTVFVLARLVLDFRAEITWPGEILIGTRIAGVGRSSIRLEQALFQNERCVATSETVIVLMDEMTRRSTPLASTTVEWLASLLPQSTAS
- the hemH gene encoding ferrochelatase, with product MKPLAASTTKARLTDRIGVLLVNLGTPDATDYWSMRRYLREFLSDRRVVELPRWVWWPILHGIILTTRPHRSGRRYAGIWDKERNESPLKTITRAQGELLARSIGASSAPGDGKAQDIVIDFAMRYGNPSIASGLDRLLQQNCGRILVVPLYPQYAAATTASVADKVFEILRARRWQPALRIAPPYYAEPFYIEALARSVRRGLAGLDFEPDAILLSFHGIPKSSVDKGDPYYEHCLITADLLRQALGLDEAHCVTTFQSRFGRAEWIGPATDATVKALAARGVKKLAVVMPGFAADCLETIEEVGGEIRALFLGAGGEDYAALPCLNASEEGMEVIARLVRRELQGWLTSTD